The Triticum dicoccoides isolate Atlit2015 ecotype Zavitan chromosome 6A, WEW_v2.0, whole genome shotgun sequence genome has a window encoding:
- the LOC119316454 gene encoding heavy metal-associated isoprenylated plant protein 45-like, translating into MNVHMDCEGCEKRIRKAMSRLEGVSTVEIDMDMQKVTVTGYVERRRVLRAAEFWPSPYDAGYYPFAIRYLEDDTYLPTHRYHLHGYNDPVVGYYPGHAFTHILDDRALALFNDDNVHACTVM; encoded by the exons ATGAATGTGCACATGGACTGCGAGGGCTGCGAGAAGAGAATAAGGAAGGCCATGTCCCGGCTCGAAG GCGTGAGCACTGTCGAGATCGACATGGACATGCAGAAGGTGACGGTGACGGGGTACGTGGAGCGGCGGAGGGTGCTCCGGGCGGCCGAGTTCTGGCCGTCGCCGTACGACGCCGGGTACTACCCGTTCGCGATACGGTACCTGGAGGACGACACATACCTGCCCACGCACAGGTACCACCTCCACGGCTACAACGATCCGGTGGTGGGCTACTACCCCGGCCACGCCTTCACGCACATCCTCGACGACCGCGCGCTCGCGCTCTTCAACGACGACAACGTACACGCCTGCACCGTCATGTGA